The genomic segment CTGCGCAATTCCGCTGCACGGCTGGCGCTGCCGCAGCTGCCTGTGGAGGACTTCGTCGCCGGTGTCCGCGCGCTGGTCGAGGTGGACCAGCGCTGGGTGCCCGGCGGTGCCGAGCAGAGCCTCTACCTGCGTCCGTTCACCATCGCCAACGAGAACTTCCTGGGCGTGCGGGCCGCGCACACGGCCACCTTCTGCGTGATCGCCTCTCCCGTGGGGGCCTACTTCAAGGGCGGCGTGAGCGCCGTCGACATCTGGGTCAGCCTGGACTCCTCCCGGGCCGGGGCCGGCGGCACCGGTGCCGCCAAGTGCGGTGGCAACTACGCCGCGAGCCTCCAGGCCACCAACGAGGCCTATGCCCACGGGTGCAGCCAGGTCCTCTTCCTGGACGCCACCGATCGCAGCCACATCGACGAGCTCGGCGGCATGAACTTCTTCGTGATCACGCGCGACGGTCAACTCGTGACCCCCGAGTTGACCGGCAACATCCTGCCCGGCATCACCCGCGACTCGATCCTCACCATGGCTCCCGACATCGGCTTCACGCCCGTCGAGCGCCGGATCACCCTGCAGGAAGTGCTGGACGGGATCGCCGACGGCAGCATCGTCGAGGCCTTCGCTTGCGGCACCGCGGCCGTCGTCACACCCATCGCCAGCCTCACGGTGCGCGACCAGGTGCATCGTCTGCCCGAGGTGGCCGAGTCGCAGTCGCTGGACATCCGCCAGCGCCTGGTCGACATCCAGTACGGCCGCGCGGAGGACCCCTATGGCTGGACCCACAAGGTCTGCTGACATGGAGATGCCCCTGCCCCCGGACAACTTCCACATCCTCGACACCACCCTTCGAGACGGTGCCCAGCAGGAGGGCCTGCGGCTGTCGGTGGCGGACAAGCTCCGCATCGCCGGGCATCTGGACGCCCTCGGCGTGACCTTCATCGAGGGCGGCTGGCCGGGCGCCAATCCCAATGACACGGCCTTCTTCGTCGCGGCCGCACAGGAACTCCAACTGGCCAACTCCCGGTTGGTCGCCTTCGGTTCCACCCGCAAGGCGGGTGGGCGTGCCGCCGACGACCCACTCACCGCGGCTCTGCGCGATGCCGGGACCGACTACGTCTGCCTCGTCGCCAAGAGCCACGACGCCCACGTCACCCATGCCCTGCGCACCACCCTGGAGGAGAACCTGGCGATGGTGGCCGACACCGTCAGCCACCTCGTGGAGCACGGCAAGCACGTCTTCGTCGACTGCGAACACTTCTTCGACGGCTACCGGGCCAATCCCGGCTACGCCCTGGAGGTTGTCCGCACGGCCGCCGAGGCCGGCGCCGAGGTGGTCGTGCTGTGCGACACCAATGGCGGGATGCTGCCCAGCCAGATGGGCGACGTCGTCTCGGCGGCGGGCGCGGTGGGGGTCGACCTGGGCATCCATTGCCACAACGACACGGGCTGCGCCGTGGCCAACACCATCGCGGCGGTCGAAGCCGGCGCCATGCACATCCAGGGAACCGTCAACGGCTACGGGGAACGTACCGGCAACGCCGACCTGACCACGGTGGTGGCCAACCTGCAGCTCAAGTATGGCTGGCCACTGCTCACGGACCAGCAACTGGCCGGTCTCACCCACACCTCGCACGCCATTGCCGACATCACCAACCAGGCCCCGCACACCCGCCAGCCCTATGTGGGGCACTCATCCTTTGCGCACAAGGCGGGTCTGCACGCGTCGGCCATCAAGGTCGACGCCGACCTGTACCAGCACGTCGACCCGTCGGCCGTGGGCAATGACATGCGGATGCTGATCAGCGACATGGCGGGACGCGCCAATGTGCAGATCAAGGGCGAACAGCTCGGTTTCGACCTGTCCGACCGAGAACTGGCCGCTCGGATCACGGAGATCATCAAGCGCCGCGAAGCCGATGGCTACTCCTATGAGGCGGCGGACGCGAGCTTCGAGCTCCTGCTGCGCGACGAGCTGGGGGAACTGGACGCCCCCTTCGGAATTGCGAGCTGGCGGGTGCTCACCGAACACCGTCCCGGCGATGCCGAGGGCGACACCTATTCCGAGGCGACGGTGAAGCTGGTGGCCCATGATCCCGAGCTCGGGCCCAAGCGGCTGGCCGTGGTGGGCGAGGGCAATGGCCCCGTCGACGCCCTGGACGATGCCCTCACCCAGGCCCTGGTTCCTGTCTTCGGCCAGGTGGAGCGCTTCAAGCTCGTCGACTACCGGGTGAGGATCATGGAGACCGGTGGCACCGATGCCGTCACTCGCACGCTGATCGACATGTCCGATGGTGACCACACCTGGACCACTGTCGGGGTGGGGGGCAATGTGATCGAGTCCAGCTGGGAGGCACTGTCCGATGCCTACTTC from the Luteococcus japonicus genome contains:
- a CDS encoding branched-chain amino acid aminotransferase — its product is MALEFTVRDDQQYTDQARLDEIFANPGFGDHFTDHMAVATWTKEKDWHDAGVVRYGSLASDPASAVFHYAQEIFEGLKAYRRADGSVWLFRPEANGERLRNSAARLALPQLPVEDFVAGVRALVEVDQRWVPGGAEQSLYLRPFTIANENFLGVRAAHTATFCVIASPVGAYFKGGVSAVDIWVSLDSSRAGAGGTGAAKCGGNYAASLQATNEAYAHGCSQVLFLDATDRSHIDELGGMNFFVITRDGQLVTPELTGNILPGITRDSILTMAPDIGFTPVERRITLQEVLDGIADGSIVEAFACGTAAVVTPIASLTVRDQVHRLPEVAESQSLDIRQRLVDIQYGRAEDPYGWTHKVC
- the cimA gene encoding citramalate synthase; its protein translation is MEMPLPPDNFHILDTTLRDGAQQEGLRLSVADKLRIAGHLDALGVTFIEGGWPGANPNDTAFFVAAAQELQLANSRLVAFGSTRKAGGRAADDPLTAALRDAGTDYVCLVAKSHDAHVTHALRTTLEENLAMVADTVSHLVEHGKHVFVDCEHFFDGYRANPGYALEVVRTAAEAGAEVVVLCDTNGGMLPSQMGDVVSAAGAVGVDLGIHCHNDTGCAVANTIAAVEAGAMHIQGTVNGYGERTGNADLTTVVANLQLKYGWPLLTDQQLAGLTHTSHAIADITNQAPHTRQPYVGHSSFAHKAGLHASAIKVDADLYQHVDPSAVGNDMRMLISDMAGRANVQIKGEQLGFDLSDRELAARITEIIKRREADGYSYEAADASFELLLRDELGELDAPFGIASWRVLTEHRPGDAEGDTYSEATVKLVAHDPELGPKRLAVVGEGNGPVDALDDALTQALVPVFGQVERFKLVDYRVRIMETGGTDAVTRTLIDMSDGDHTWTTVGVGGNVIESSWEALSDAYFFGLVKGYGRPQPIQ